A stretch of Cystobacter ferrugineus DNA encodes these proteins:
- a CDS encoding PhzF family phenazine biosynthesis protein translates to MATRVPALMEMSVNPSHVDHLAPRLGSTGLYAFVVEHSDAGSAHIAARHFPAGIGIIEDPATGGSAAAPALWLRRVGHLDGLTRLAISQGDDMGRPCRLTVTGSDDDATGWRVGGRVVLESPPGPHTRVVRPRALT, encoded by the coding sequence ATGGCGACTCGAGTCCCCGCCTTGATGGAGATGAGCGTCAATCCCTCTCACGTCGATCATCTCGCCCCGCGACTGGGCAGTACCGGCCTCTACGCCTTCGTCGTCGAGCACTCGGACGCGGGCAGCGCGCACATCGCCGCTCGACACTTCCCGGCCGGTATCGGCATCATCGAGGATCCGGCGACCGGTGGCTCCGCCGCGGCCCCCGCTCTGTGGCTCAGGCGGGTGGGGCACCTGGATGGGCTCACGCGCCTGGCCATCTCACAGGGCGACGACATGGGCCGGCCCTGCCGCCTGACCGTCACCGGCTCGGATGATGACGCAACAGGCTGGCGAGTCGGGGGCCGCGTGGTGCTGGAGTCCCCCCCCGGGCCGCACACCCGGGTCGTGCGGCCACGAGCCCTCACGTAG